From Alkalidesulfovibrio alkalitolerans DSM 16529, a single genomic window includes:
- a CDS encoding RsbRD N-terminal domain-containing protein — MTLAQRIANGKESLVDRWYDLVLATYPGETAKLWRRNSDPFTNPVGQTTHRALAELVDHLLVWSDAQAICTSLDEVVKIRAVQDFTPAKAMAFIFLLKKALREVFAKDLAGGGLDAELAALEARVDNMALMGFDVYVREREKIFRMRVDEFKRTHRMIFRKTGIMCETTDSLVRGGPDEAADADEDLGIKKPQAR; from the coding sequence ATGACCTTGGCGCAACGCATCGCGAACGGGAAGGAGTCCCTGGTCGACCGCTGGTACGACCTGGTGCTGGCGACCTATCCGGGCGAGACCGCCAAGCTCTGGCGCAGGAACAGCGATCCTTTTACCAACCCCGTGGGGCAGACCACGCACCGCGCGCTGGCCGAACTCGTGGATCACCTCCTGGTCTGGAGCGACGCCCAGGCCATCTGCACGAGCCTGGACGAGGTCGTGAAAATCCGCGCGGTCCAGGACTTCACCCCGGCCAAGGCCATGGCCTTCATCTTTCTGCTCAAGAAAGCGCTGCGCGAGGTTTTCGCCAAGGACCTCGCCGGGGGCGGGCTCGACGCCGAACTGGCCGCCCTCGAAGCGCGCGTGGACAACATGGCCCTCATGGGCTTCGACGTCTATGTGCGCGAGCGCGAGAAGATATTTCGAATGCGGGTGGACGAGTTCAAGCGTACCCACCGCATGATTTTCAGGAAAACCGGCATCATGTGCGAAACGACGGATTCTCTCGTCCGGGGCGGGCCAGATGAGGCGGCCGACGCGGACGAAGACCTCGGGATCAAGAAACCGCAAGCGAGGTAG